Proteins co-encoded in one Meiothermus sp. genomic window:
- a CDS encoding fumarylacetoacetate hydrolase family protein → MKRARFISKGRTLEGYLQDGMLLDHAGEAHHPDAVQWLLPVEPGKVIALALNFAEHADEFGLKRPSEPALFWKPNTSLLPHKGTVIYPQGARFMHFECELAVIMGRHARRVKAKDALDYVGGYTIANDLVVRDYVTNTFRPPIRGKGWDTFGPLGPFYVTADEIPDPHNLRMRAYVNNELRQEATTQGMIFSIPEIIEFISRFMTLEPGDVLLTGTPKGISQVHPGDLMRMEIEGLGALENPIEWETEEAEPIISQEGDRSVVL, encoded by the coding sequence ATGAAACGCGCACGCTTTATCTCCAAAGGCCGCACCCTGGAAGGGTATCTCCAGGACGGGATGCTGCTCGACCACGCCGGTGAGGCCCACCACCCCGATGCGGTGCAGTGGTTGCTCCCGGTTGAGCCCGGCAAGGTGATCGCCCTGGCCCTGAACTTTGCCGAACACGCCGACGAGTTTGGCCTCAAGCGCCCTAGCGAGCCGGCTTTGTTCTGGAAGCCCAACACCAGCCTGCTGCCCCACAAGGGCACGGTCATCTACCCCCAGGGGGCCCGGTTCATGCACTTCGAGTGCGAGCTGGCGGTGATTATGGGACGCCACGCCCGCCGGGTCAAGGCCAAAGACGCCCTGGACTACGTGGGGGGCTATACCATCGCCAACGACCTGGTGGTGCGCGACTACGTGACCAACACCTTCCGCCCGCCCATCCGGGGCAAGGGCTGGGACACCTTCGGCCCGCTGGGGCCCTTCTACGTCACCGCCGACGAAATTCCCGACCCCCACAACCTGCGCATGCGGGCCTATGTCAACAACGAGCTGCGCCAGGAGGCCACCACCCAGGGCATGATTTTCTCTATACCGGAGATTATCGAGTTCATCAGCCGCTTCATGACCCTGGAGCCGGGCGACGTGCTGCTCACCGGCACGCCCAAGGGCATCTCCCAGGTGCACCCCGGCGACCTCATGCGCATGGAGATTGAAGGGCTGGGGGCGCTGGAAAACCCCATCGAGTGGGAGACCGAGGAGGCCGAGCCGATTATTTCGCAGGAAGGGGACAGGTCGGTGGTGCTATGA
- the hpaD gene encoding 3,4-dihydroxyphenylacetate 2,3-dioxygenase, with the protein MTQTPNIIRIGHGVFYVTDLERSRHFYVDLLGLNVLHESQSALYLRGTEDREWTLKLELAPEPGVKHLGYRVAGELDLQLLAELAQALGLPHRWESEQDRPRMLRLQDPFGVPVAFYAESQKYPWLLQRYDLHKGPGIQRIDHINVMTPQVEAMTRWYMDKLAFRLSEYTEGDDGRIWAAWIHRKGNVHDLALTNGTGPRLHHFAYWMPDAMSIIRACDILAGARETEAIERGPGRHGVSNAFFLYLRDPDGHRIELYTSDYSTVDPDFEPIRWSLNDPRRQTLWGAKTPKSWFLEGSLLEAFEGGWVQPQESELQGLPQHVI; encoded by the coding sequence ATGACCCAGACTCCCAACATCATCCGCATCGGCCACGGGGTGTTCTACGTGACCGATCTGGAGCGTTCGCGCCACTTCTACGTAGATTTACTTGGCCTGAACGTGCTGCACGAAAGCCAGAGCGCTCTGTACCTGCGCGGTACCGAGGACCGCGAGTGGACCCTCAAGCTCGAGCTGGCCCCCGAACCCGGCGTCAAGCATCTGGGCTACCGGGTGGCCGGCGAACTGGATTTGCAACTCCTGGCCGAGCTGGCCCAGGCCCTGGGCCTCCCCCACCGCTGGGAGAGCGAGCAGGATCGGCCCAGAATGCTGCGCCTGCAAGACCCCTTTGGGGTTCCGGTGGCCTTCTATGCCGAAAGCCAGAAGTACCCCTGGCTCCTGCAACGCTACGACCTGCACAAAGGCCCCGGCATCCAGCGCATTGACCACATCAACGTGATGACGCCGCAGGTGGAGGCCATGACCCGCTGGTACATGGATAAGCTGGCCTTCCGCCTCTCGGAGTACACCGAGGGCGACGACGGCCGAATCTGGGCGGCCTGGATTCACCGCAAGGGCAACGTACACGACCTGGCCCTCACCAACGGCACCGGCCCCCGGCTGCACCACTTCGCCTACTGGATGCCCGACGCCATGAGCATCATCCGGGCCTGCGACATTCTGGCCGGGGCCCGAGAAACCGAGGCCATCGAGCGCGGGCCGGGACGCCACGGCGTCTCCAACGCCTTCTTCCTGTACCTGCGCGACCCCGACGGCCACCGCATCGAGCTGTATACCTCCGACTACAGCACGGTAGACCCCGATTTCGAGCCCATCCGCTGGAGCCTGAACGACCCCCGCCGCCAGACCCTGTGGGGGGCCAAAACCCCCAAGAGCTGGTTCCTTGAGGGCTCGCTTTTAGAGGCCTTCGAGGGGGGTTGGGTGCAGCCGCAGGAGTCGGAGTTACAGGGGCTACCGCAGCACGTCATCTGA
- the hpaE gene encoding 5-carboxymethyl-2-hydroxymuconate semialdehyde dehydrogenase, with the protein MKVSEKTQAIRPEFIAQVRNKIATHTVTHFINGVFVPGVRGELFESLEPSNNQVLAYAYKGHAEDVDKAAKAAKAAFPRWKQSAKTRKKYLLKIAEVLEKHGDELAVMECLDAGQALRIVRAQVARAAENFSFYAEYAERAMDGRSYPVDGEWLNYSIRVPVGVCGIITPWNAPMMLSTWRIAPALAFGNTVVLKPAEWSPLTAWKLAEIMQEADLPPGVFNVVQGFGEEAGDAVVRHPDIPLIAFTGETTTGSLITRNSAEHLKRLSLELGGKSPAIIFEDADLERALDATVFQIYSFNGERCTANSRALVQESIFEEFVQRVAERAARIKVGHPLEPDTEVGPLIHPEHLQRVLGYVEIGKQESQHIFGGERVGTEGNYVRPGLFVAENHHRIAQEEIFGPILTVIPFKDEADALQKANDSKYGLASYVWTRDVAQAHRLALHLEAGMTWINSHNVRHLPTPFGGVKMSGTHREGGEHSLEFYTELKHIALPLTEHAIPKFGK; encoded by the coding sequence ATGAAGGTATCGGAAAAAACCCAGGCCATCCGCCCTGAGTTTATCGCGCAGGTGCGGAACAAAATTGCCACCCACACCGTAACGCACTTCATCAACGGGGTTTTTGTGCCGGGGGTGCGGGGCGAGCTGTTCGAAAGCCTCGAGCCCTCCAACAACCAGGTGCTGGCCTACGCCTATAAGGGCCACGCCGAGGACGTGGACAAGGCCGCCAAAGCCGCCAAGGCGGCGTTTCCCCGGTGGAAACAGAGCGCCAAAACCCGCAAGAAATACCTGCTCAAGATTGCCGAGGTGCTGGAGAAGCACGGCGACGAGCTGGCGGTGATGGAGTGCCTGGACGCCGGGCAGGCCCTGCGGATTGTGCGGGCCCAGGTGGCGCGGGCCGCCGAGAACTTTAGCTTTTACGCCGAGTACGCCGAGCGGGCCATGGACGGGCGCAGCTACCCGGTGGACGGCGAGTGGCTCAACTACAGCATCCGCGTACCGGTCGGGGTTTGCGGCATCATCACCCCCTGGAACGCCCCCATGATGCTCTCCACCTGGCGCATTGCCCCGGCCCTGGCTTTCGGCAACACGGTGGTCTTGAAGCCCGCCGAGTGGTCGCCCCTGACCGCCTGGAAGCTGGCGGAAATCATGCAGGAAGCCGACCTGCCGCCGGGGGTCTTCAATGTGGTACAGGGCTTCGGCGAGGAGGCCGGCGACGCGGTGGTGCGCCACCCAGACATCCCCCTAATCGCCTTCACCGGGGAGACCACCACCGGCAGCCTCATCACCCGCAACAGCGCGGAGCACCTCAAGCGGCTCTCCCTCGAGCTCGGCGGAAAATCCCCCGCCATCATCTTCGAGGACGCCGACCTCGAGCGGGCCCTGGACGCTACCGTCTTCCAGATTTACAGCTTCAACGGCGAGCGCTGCACCGCCAACTCGCGGGCGCTGGTGCAGGAAAGCATCTTCGAAGAGTTCGTGCAACGGGTGGCCGAACGGGCCGCCCGGATTAAGGTGGGGCACCCCCTCGAGCCCGACACCGAGGTGGGCCCCCTGATCCACCCCGAGCACCTGCAGCGCGTGCTGGGCTACGTGGAAATTGGCAAGCAGGAGTCCCAGCACATCTTCGGCGGTGAGCGGGTGGGCACCGAGGGCAACTATGTGCGACCCGGCCTGTTTGTGGCCGAAAACCACCACCGCATCGCCCAGGAGGAGATTTTTGGCCCCATCCTGACCGTCATCCCCTTCAAGGACGAGGCCGACGCCCTGCAAAAGGCCAACGACTCCAAGTACGGCCTGGCCTCCTACGTCTGGACGCGGGACGTGGCCCAGGCGCACCGCCTGGCCCTGCACCTGGAGGCCGGTATGACCTGGATCAACTCGCACAACGTGCGGCACCTGCCCACCCCCTTTGGCGGGGTCAAGATGAGCGGCACCCACCGCGAGGGCGGCGAGCACAGCCTGGAGTTCTACACCGAGCTGAAGCACATCGCCCTGCCGCTCACCGAGCACGCAATTCCGAAGTTTGGGAAGTGA
- the hpaB gene encoding 4-hydroxyphenylacetate 3-monooxygenase, oxygenase component, with protein MARSGKEYLQALRENPPNLWYKGQKVEDPTTHPVFKGITHALAELYDMQHDPRYRDILTYEEGGKRYAMSLLPARTREDLARRSAAYKLWADVNLGMMGRCPDYLNAVLMAFEQSAEFFGAYADNVRRYVQYVRENDLATTHCLTNPQVNRAKSNLEQPDPYIPLGVVSENEKGIVVRGARMLSTLPTADELLVFPSTLLKEGPGADKYAVAFAIPTNTPGLHFISRESMAVGDSSFDYPLGSRLEEMDCLTVFDDVFVPWERVFIYKDLQRCNTAYAETGALMHMAHQVVVLKNAKTEAFLGLVSLIGEAIGADTFPHVQEKIAEIIVYLEAMKGFWARAERDARANKYGLVCPDRGALDGARNLYPRLYPRINEIVQQIAASGLITLPSEHDFNSPLAPYLEKFLQSATLPARERVQLFRLAWDMTTSGFGARQTLYERFFFGDPVRMYQTLYAVYDKEPFKERIRQYLGWKTQAQPEVVAGD; from the coding sequence ATGGCACGCAGCGGCAAGGAGTATCTACAAGCCCTCAGAGAGAACCCGCCCAACCTCTGGTACAAGGGCCAGAAGGTTGAAGACCCCACCACCCACCCGGTCTTCAAGGGCATCACCCACGCCCTGGCCGAGCTGTACGACATGCAGCACGACCCGCGCTACCGCGACATCCTGACCTATGAAGAGGGCGGTAAGCGCTACGCCATGAGCCTGCTACCGGCCCGAACCAGGGAAGACCTGGCCCGGCGCAGCGCGGCCTACAAGCTCTGGGCCGATGTCAACCTGGGCATGATGGGGCGCTGCCCGGACTACCTGAATGCGGTGCTGATGGCTTTCGAGCAGAGCGCCGAGTTTTTTGGGGCCTATGCCGACAACGTGCGCCGCTACGTGCAGTACGTGCGCGAAAACGACCTCGCCACCACCCACTGCCTTACCAACCCCCAGGTCAACCGGGCCAAGAGCAACCTCGAGCAGCCCGACCCCTACATCCCTTTGGGGGTGGTGAGCGAAAACGAAAAAGGCATCGTGGTGCGGGGGGCCCGCATGCTCTCCACCCTGCCCACCGCCGATGAGCTGCTGGTCTTCCCTTCCACCCTGCTCAAGGAAGGGCCGGGGGCCGACAAGTACGCGGTGGCTTTTGCCATCCCCACCAACACCCCAGGGCTGCACTTCATCAGCCGCGAAAGCATGGCCGTGGGGGACTCGAGCTTCGACTACCCCCTCGGCAGCCGGCTGGAGGAGATGGACTGCCTCACGGTCTTCGACGATGTGTTTGTGCCGTGGGAGCGGGTCTTCATCTACAAAGACCTGCAGCGCTGCAACACCGCCTACGCCGAGACCGGGGCCCTGATGCACATGGCCCATCAGGTGGTGGTGCTCAAAAACGCCAAAACCGAGGCCTTTTTGGGGCTGGTTTCCCTGATAGGTGAGGCCATCGGGGCCGACACCTTCCCCCACGTGCAGGAAAAAATCGCCGAGATTATCGTGTATCTGGAGGCCATGAAGGGTTTCTGGGCCCGGGCCGAGCGGGACGCCCGAGCCAACAAATACGGCCTGGTCTGCCCCGATCGGGGGGCCCTGGATGGGGCGCGCAACCTGTATCCCCGGCTTTATCCCCGCATCAACGAGATCGTCCAGCAGATAGCAGCCTCGGGCCTGATCACCCTACCCTCCGAACACGATTTCAACTCCCCCCTGGCCCCTTACCTGGAAAAGTTCCTGCAATCGGCCACCCTGCCGGCCAGAGAGCGCGTGCAGCTCTTCCGCCTGGCCTGGGACATGACCACCAGCGGCTTTGGCGCGCGCCAGACCCTCTACGAGCGCTTCTTCTTCGGCGACCCGGTGCGCATGTACCAGACCCTCTACGCGGTCTACGACAAAGAGCCCTTCAAAGAGCGCATCCGGCAGTATCTGGGCTGGAAAACCCAGGCCCAGCCGGAGGTGGTCGCGGGCGACTAA
- a CDS encoding 3-hydroxyacyl-CoA dehydrogenase NAD-binding domain-containing protein, with translation MKETVAILGAGTMGRGIAEVAALAGHAVWLYDPLVAALERALAEIRTDLQKLAEKGSLVGTVDEVLARIQPTQSLEDCAKAAWVIEAAPEQLELKQELLGKLGELNPNNTLASNTSTFSISAIAARVKHPERVLGLHFFNPAQRMKLVEVVGGLQTAPTLLERALELMQSWGKEPVQVVDAPGFLVNRVARPFYGEALRLHGEGIAKEHIDWILRGLGFPMGPFELMDLIGLDVNYAASTSVYQAFYGEPRYRPHPLQYQRVAAGMLGRKTGQGWYTYPPGPPKPPAPPPVQTQDTPLPLIVGPNPLAQELRARFRHTENAAEARFVLDCRVKLERKHDFFENLPVVSLVWGHSASSVQAEFRGRPVAGFSLVPPIGEQAIVELFAPLSGANQALELAQTYFRAHGHHTLLLPDQPGGVGFRILALLINEAVSALAEGVASPADLNRAMRLGTGYPLGPLEWAERLWLKPVLRALEGLQAELGEDRYRPHPLLRRMVAAGLETFGNLSLAPHAKGDLQTREEEAV, from the coding sequence GTGAAGGAAACTGTGGCGATTCTGGGGGCAGGTACGATGGGCCGGGGCATCGCCGAGGTAGCGGCTTTGGCCGGCCACGCTGTCTGGCTCTACGACCCCCTCGTTGCCGCCCTCGAGCGCGCCCTGGCCGAAATTCGCACCGACCTGCAAAAGCTGGCCGAGAAAGGCAGCCTGGTAGGTACGGTGGACGAGGTTCTGGCCCGCATACAGCCCACCCAGTCGCTGGAGGACTGCGCGAAGGCCGCCTGGGTTATCGAAGCAGCGCCGGAGCAGCTCGAACTCAAGCAAGAGCTGCTGGGCAAACTGGGCGAACTCAACCCCAACAACACCCTGGCCAGCAACACCTCGACCTTTTCCATCTCGGCCATCGCCGCCAGGGTCAAGCACCCCGAGCGGGTGCTGGGGCTGCATTTCTTCAACCCCGCCCAGCGCATGAAGCTGGTGGAGGTGGTGGGGGGGCTACAGACCGCTCCGACACTGCTGGAGCGCGCGCTGGAGCTGATGCAAAGCTGGGGCAAGGAGCCCGTACAGGTGGTGGATGCCCCCGGCTTCCTGGTGAACCGGGTGGCCCGGCCCTTTTACGGCGAGGCCCTGAGGCTGCACGGCGAGGGTATCGCTAAAGAGCACATAGACTGGATTCTGCGCGGCCTGGGCTTCCCCATGGGGCCCTTCGAGCTAATGGACTTAATCGGGCTCGATGTCAACTATGCCGCCTCCACCTCGGTCTATCAGGCTTTCTACGGCGAACCCCGCTACCGGCCCCACCCTTTGCAGTACCAGCGGGTGGCCGCGGGCATGCTGGGCCGTAAAACCGGCCAGGGCTGGTACACCTACCCCCCCGGCCCGCCCAAGCCGCCCGCCCCGCCCCCGGTGCAAACCCAGGACACCCCCCTTCCCCTGATTGTGGGGCCCAACCCGCTGGCCCAGGAGCTTCGGGCCCGCTTCCGACACACCGAAAATGCCGCTGAGGCGCGGTTTGTGCTGGACTGCCGGGTCAAGCTCGAGCGCAAACACGACTTTTTCGAGAATCTGCCGGTGGTCTCGCTGGTCTGGGGACACTCGGCCAGCAGCGTGCAGGCCGAGTTCCGGGGGCGCCCGGTGGCAGGTTTCAGCCTGGTGCCGCCCATCGGGGAACAGGCCATCGTTGAACTCTTTGCGCCCCTGAGCGGAGCCAACCAGGCCCTCGAGCTGGCCCAAACCTACTTCCGCGCCCACGGACACCACACCCTACTTCTGCCCGACCAGCCCGGCGGGGTAGGATTCCGCATCCTGGCCCTGCTCATCAACGAGGCCGTCTCGGCCCTGGCCGAAGGGGTGGCCAGCCCCGCCGACCTGAACCGCGCCATGCGGCTGGGCACGGGCTACCCGCTGGGGCCCCTGGAGTGGGCCGAGCGGCTCTGGCTTAAGCCGGTGCTGCGGGCCCTGGAAGGGCTCCAGGCTGAGCTGGGCGAGGATCGCTACCGTCCACACCCCTTGCTGCGCCGGATGGTGGCCGCAGGTCTGGAAACTTTCGGAAATCTATCCTTGGCCCCACATGCCAAGGGAGATTTGCAAACCCGCGAGGAGGAGGCAGTATGA
- the hpaC gene encoding 4-hydroxyphenylacetate 3-monooxygenase reductase subunit: MQDQLRQVMRYWPSGVTVIAARFEGEARGMTASSFTSVSLEPPLILVCINQTAQLWPVLERAGQFSVNLLPEGHEHISDHFAGRPIEGYEPLTAEDPPALEGALATLFCRTWAVYPGGTHKIVVGQVERVTLGSGARPLLYWNRGYRQLP; the protein is encoded by the coding sequence CTGCAAGACCAGCTCCGCCAGGTCATGCGCTACTGGCCCAGTGGGGTCACGGTGATTGCCGCCCGCTTTGAGGGGGAGGCTCGAGGCATGACCGCCAGCAGCTTTACCAGCGTGAGCCTGGAGCCGCCCCTCATCCTGGTCTGCATCAACCAGACGGCCCAGCTCTGGCCCGTTCTGGAGCGCGCGGGGCAGTTTTCCGTGAACCTCCTGCCCGAGGGGCACGAACACATCTCCGACCACTTTGCCGGGCGCCCCATCGAGGGCTACGAACCCCTCACCGCCGAAGACCCCCCGGCCCTCGAGGGGGCTCTGGCTACGCTCTTCTGCCGAACCTGGGCGGTCTATCCGGGGGGAACTCACAAGATTGTGGTGGGGCAGGTGGAACGCGTGACACTGGGCAGCGGGGCCCGGCCCTTGCTGTACTGGAACCGGGGCTACCGGCAACTGCCCTGA
- a CDS encoding ABC transporter substrate-binding protein, which translates to MKRVLVGLLALGLGLGLAQQAPLKIGVVVSATGPAASLGIPERNTLVLLEEQVNRRGGVAGRPVQFVIIDDASDTTQAVRAVRRLIQEEQVLAIIGTTTTPASLGMIDPVAEAGVPKISLAANLEIVFPVDEKRRWVFKTPQTEQQMSQPIVRDMAASGVKTAAYIGFNDAYGEGWARAFEAAAREAGIQVVASERFARTDTSVAGQVLRILSRNPDAVLIGGSGTAPVLPQRTLRERGYRGLIYQTHGVANPDFLRVGGDVVVGTRLPAGPVLVFDQLPPNFPNRQVATSYVQQYEARFGIGSYSTFGGHAYDAWAILRPALERALRREQTTNLAAFRRVLRDELEATRNVVGTHGIFNMSPTDHLGLRFNEAAVMVEVVKTPAGKLDWKLLRTFR; encoded by the coding sequence ATGAAGCGAGTTTTGGTAGGACTACTGGCCCTTGGACTGGGGCTGGGCTTAGCCCAGCAAGCCCCCCTGAAGATTGGGGTGGTGGTCTCGGCCACCGGCCCCGCCGCCAGCCTGGGCATCCCCGAGCGTAACACCCTGGTGCTCCTGGAAGAGCAGGTCAACCGCCGGGGCGGGGTGGCAGGCCGTCCGGTGCAGTTCGTGATTATTGACGACGCCTCGGACACCACCCAGGCAGTGCGGGCTGTCCGGCGGCTGATCCAGGAAGAGCAGGTGTTGGCCATTATTGGCACCACAACCACCCCGGCCAGCCTGGGCATGATTGACCCCGTGGCCGAGGCCGGTGTGCCCAAAATTTCCCTGGCGGCCAACCTCGAGATCGTCTTCCCGGTGGATGAAAAGCGGCGCTGGGTGTTCAAAACCCCCCAGACCGAGCAGCAGATGAGCCAGCCCATCGTGCGGGACATGGCCGCTTCCGGGGTCAAGACCGCAGCCTACATCGGCTTTAACGACGCCTACGGCGAGGGCTGGGCCCGGGCCTTCGAGGCAGCAGCCCGCGAGGCCGGCATCCAGGTGGTGGCCTCCGAGCGCTTCGCCCGCACCGACACCTCGGTGGCCGGTCAGGTGCTGCGCATCCTGTCCCGCAACCCCGATGCAGTTCTGATCGGCGGCTCGGGCACCGCGCCGGTGCTGCCCCAGCGCACCCTGCGCGAGCGCGGCTACCGGGGCCTCATCTACCAGACCCACGGCGTGGCCAACCCCGACTTCCTGCGGGTGGGCGGCGATGTGGTGGTAGGTACCCGCCTGCCCGCCGGCCCGGTGCTGGTCTTCGATCAGCTCCCCCCCAACTTCCCCAACCGGCAGGTAGCCACCAGCTATGTGCAGCAATACGAAGCCCGCTTCGGCATCGGCAGCTACTCCACCTTTGGCGGCCACGCCTACGATGCCTGGGCCATTTTGCGCCCGGCCCTCGAGCGCGCCCTGCGCCGCGAGCAGACCACCAACCTAGCCGCCTTCCGGCGGGTGCTGCGCGACGAGCTCGAGGCCACCCGCAACGTGGTGGGTACCCACGGTATCTTCAACATGTCCCCCACCGACCACCTGGGCCTGCGCTTCAACGAGGCCGCGGTGATGGTCGAGGTCGTTAAGACGCCTGCCGGCAAGCTAGACTGGAAGCTTCTGCGCACCTTCAGGTAA
- a CDS encoding branched-chain amino acid ABC transporter permease, producing the protein MDWTILSFLTADALQNGTIYALLALSLVLVFAVTRVILVPLGEFLVYAPLTYVWFLPAEVSGLNLQGQIPGTAWLAAAMLLWWAILDRTNLRRAGLLALIALGVLGLAWWGAQGVPLWLGWLLAILVVLPIGPASYRLFFEPAKNASVLTYLIIAVGLHFAFMGLGLVFFGPEQFRLPAILGGQTTIGLVPVNNQAFLVYGFALLAMVGLFLFFTKSIYGKALRACAVNRYGARLLGISPSQAGYVSFGIATLIACVSGMLLAPLISPAYFQGFLLGLKGFVAGILGGLISYPLAVVGALLVGAMESWASFQASAYKDAIVFALLLPILLWRSLQSHELGEED; encoded by the coding sequence ATGGATTGGACCATCCTATCTTTCCTCACCGCCGACGCACTGCAAAACGGCACCATCTACGCGCTGCTGGCGCTCTCGCTGGTGCTGGTTTTTGCGGTAACAAGGGTCATCCTTGTGCCGTTGGGCGAGTTTTTGGTCTATGCCCCACTCACCTATGTGTGGTTTTTGCCTGCCGAGGTGAGCGGGCTTAACCTGCAGGGCCAGATCCCTGGAACAGCCTGGCTGGCGGCAGCCATGCTGCTCTGGTGGGCCATTTTAGATCGTACAAATCTCAGACGTGCCGGTTTGTTGGCTTTGATTGCGCTGGGGGTGTTGGGTCTGGCCTGGTGGGGGGCCCAGGGGGTACCGCTGTGGCTGGGCTGGTTGCTGGCAATCCTGGTGGTGCTGCCCATTGGCCCGGCCTCCTATCGGCTGTTTTTTGAGCCGGCCAAGAACGCCAGCGTGCTTACCTATCTGATTATTGCGGTGGGCCTGCACTTTGCCTTTATGGGCCTGGGGCTGGTGTTTTTTGGCCCCGAGCAGTTCCGCCTGCCCGCCATCCTGGGGGGGCAGACCACCATTGGGCTGGTGCCGGTGAACAACCAGGCCTTCCTGGTCTACGGCTTCGCGCTTCTGGCCATGGTGGGCCTGTTTCTGTTTTTCACTAAAAGCATCTACGGCAAAGCCCTGCGGGCCTGTGCGGTCAACCGCTACGGAGCCCGGCTCCTGGGCATCAGCCCCAGCCAGGCTGGCTATGTTTCGTTTGGCATTGCCACCCTCATCGCCTGTGTGAGCGGGATGCTGCTGGCCCCCCTTATCTCCCCGGCCTACTTCCAGGGTTTCTTGCTGGGGCTCAAGGGCTTTGTGGCCGGAATTCTGGGCGGCCTTATCAGCTATCCGCTGGCGGTGGTGGGGGCCCTGCTGGTGGGGGCCATGGAGTCCTGGGCCTCGTTTCAGGCCAGCGCCTATAAGGACGCCATCGTGTTCGCTCTGCTGCTGCCCATCCTCTTGTGGCGCAGCCTGCAAAGCCACGAGCTGGGGGAGGAGGACTGA